In Salmo trutta unplaced genomic scaffold, fSalTru1.1, whole genome shotgun sequence, a single genomic region encodes these proteins:
- the LOC115184947 gene encoding CMRF35-like molecule 1, with protein MKIFLVVSCCLLSALCVVESVITKAAGVVGGQVTIQCSYADKWFGKSNDKYFCRKNCDSYNDILVQTQKNKNYIERGRYTIHDKRNGDFTVTIKNLVKSDSGTYWCGVDRSIKVSYQEVRLTVTDAPPKPSTVTSRPNFSTTFLPSGDISVGPSQRAVLGPPVVIMVCVSLAVLVVGLILLLIYKWRRDRTSSRPVTNPDTTTQDSTYQTLNTTTQDSTYQTLNTTTQDSTYQTLNTTTQDSTYQTLNTTTQDSTYQTLNTTTQDSTYKTLISKTTDPN; from the exons ATGAAGATATTCCTTGTTGTCTCCTGCTGTCTCCTCTCAG CTCTCTGTGTTGTGGAGTCAGTCATCACTAAGGCGGCTGGAGTTGTTGGGGGACAGGTCACAATACAGTGCTCATATGCAGATAAATGGTTTGGAAAAAGCAATGATAAGTACTTCTGTAGGAAGAACTGTGACAGTTACAATGACATTCTGGTTCAAACTCAGAAGAACAAGAACTATATTGAGAGAGGAAGATACACCATACATGACAAAAGAAATGGAGACTTCACTGTTACCATCAAGAACCTGGTGAAGTCAGACTCTGGGACCTACTGGTGTGGAGTGGACAGATCTATAAAAGTTTCATACCAAGAGGTGCGTCTCACAGTTACAGATG CTCCTCCTAAACCGTCAACTGTCACCTCCAGACCTAATTTCTCCACAACATTCCTTCCATCTGGAGACATCAGTGTTGGTCCTTCACAGAGAGCAG TTCTAGGTCCACCAGTGGTCATCATGGTGTGTGTGAGTCTGGCTGTGTTGGTTGTGGGACTCATCCTGCTACTGATCTACaaatggaggagagacaggacatCCTCAA GGCCAGTCACCAATCCAGacacaacaacccaagactccacctaccaaaccctcaatacaacaacccaagactccacctaccaaaccctcaacacaacaacccaagactccacctaccaaaccctcaacacaacaacccaagactccacctaccaaaccctcaacacaacaacccaagactccacctaccaaaccctcaacacaacaacccaagactccacctacaaAACCCTCATTAGTAAAACAACAGACCCAAACTAA
- the LOC115184945 gene encoding hepatitis A virus cellular receptor 1-like isoform X5: MKILRVVSCCLLSALCVVESAVTKEVVGGQVTVGCSFTLAGNNNKYFCKGTCSGKDILVETKGIKNASQDRYSIEDKGDVFYVTIKDLRKSDSGTYWCGVDRTIKDTFQELRLIVTDAPPIPTPSPLTSRPHVSTTLTNLSTTSPYTSTTLPNLSTTSPYTSTTLPNLSTTSPYTSTTLPNLSTTSPYTSTTLPNLSTTSPYTSTTLPNLTTSSNLSTTFLETSVVVYQEQV, encoded by the exons ATGAAGATACTCCGTGTTGTCTCCTGCTGTCTCCTTTCAG CTCTGTGTGTTGTGGAGTCAGCTGTCACTAAGGAAGTGGTAGGAGGACAAGTCACTGTGGGCTGCTCATTCACATTGGCAGGGAACAACAACAAATACTTCTGCAAGGGGACATGTTCTGGTAAAGACATTCTGGTTGAAACTAAAGGGATTAAGAATGCATCTCAAGATAGATACAGTATAGAAGACAAGGGAGATGTATTCTATGTGACCATCAAGGACCTGAGGAAGTCAGACTCTGGGACCTACTGGTGTGGAGTGGACCGAACTATAAAGGACACATTCCAAGAGTTGCGTCTCATAGTTACAGATG CTCCTCCCATTCCTACACCGTCACCACTCACCTCCAGACCCCATGTCTCCACAACCCTCACAAACCTCTCTACAACATCCCCATACACCTCCACAACCCTCCCAAACCTCTCTACAACATCCCCATACACCTCCACAACCCTCCCAAACCTCTCTACAACATCCCCATACACCTCCACAACCCTCCCAAACCTCTCTACAACATCCCCATACACCTCCACAACCCTCCCAAACCTCTCTACAACATCCCCATACACCTCCACAACCCTCCCAAACCTAACAACATCCTCTAACCTCTCCACAACGTTTCTGGAGACGTCAGTGGTTGTCTATCAAGAGCAGGTATGA